One Engraulis encrasicolus isolate BLACKSEA-1 chromosome 4, IST_EnEncr_1.0, whole genome shotgun sequence genomic window, ctatttctattgcagtgtgactatgctccatgcatttgttaaaattatattgttccaagtaccccctgcaatgtgctcgcgtacccctagtggtacacgtaccactggttgggaaacactgctctagtctactgtTCTACTTCTGCTACTGCGCTCCATTCTCACCTACTATTTAGACCAGGCAAAAGCCTCTGGAAAGGGAAAGAAGAAACTGGTGTACATTTCACTCTTCTCCTTCACCACAGCATCCAGAACCGAAAATATAGACTTTTCTCCCCCTGCTTCCGGAGTGAGAGTGCTAGGTGTAAGAggagctgtgtgtgagtgtgcgggcgtgtgtgtgtgcatgtacgtgtgttgTGACCAAATCAGTGAGGGGAGCAGATTTTAGCATGGCTTGATAGCCTACGTGTAGTCATGCTGCTCATATAATCTGAGCGTTTTTCAGTGTCACAATAGTGTTTTCAAAAGGTGGCTCTCGCCAGATGAATGCGATAGATGTCTGGTAGATCACTGATCTGGACACTACACCATAGGGACAAAGACACCAATCTGTACATTGCAGTCTTGGACACAGACCCTGATCTCGTCTGcctctacactacacacacctgcactgacACTGACATCCACACTACACTCGAGGATATCCACAGACACATACCTCTACACTGCAGTCACAGAAAGACACTGGTCTGTACGATACACTAAGTGACCTCCACAGACACCGGTCACTATGGACCCAGACGGATGAAATATGGATAGATTtgacctccacacaccacaccacactcactgACAGACATACGATGTAAACCCACCATGTACCGTACATACACTAATtactgacacagacagaaagaccttTCCTCTTCACCCACTGATGGGGTTTATGGTgaggaacagggctggactggtcgtCTGACTTGtagggcatttccctgtgggccaatagtcctcaggggccaatgcttttgtttttattttcccctttcccttATAGACCAGGGGCAGCCCATTTATGCATtgttaacatacagtataaacagtgAACTGTCATGTTATGCTGTTGCGGGGGGTACACAACAACTGTGTGAGGGGCTAGTCTGTGCCAAAACTGCCTTTGCCGGTGtttggtcccagcccagccctggtggGGAAGGTGGAGGTTGGTGATGATGGGGTTGATGAGGGTTCAGCGGGACAGGTAAAGGGCTTCTCGGGGGCGGAGGGGTTTTTGATGGTGATGCTGGCTGAtggctctcctctctgctctgctctgcttaaaGCTGCATGAAGGAGGGAGGCTCACCTTGCCGTCTGACTCTCCACACTCAAGCAACTCTACCAAAGCACCAGCTGGGAgacctcccacacatacacacacacacacaaaatgcactctctcttcctcacacacacacacacacacacaaaatgcactctctcttcctcccacacaaacatacaaaatgctctctctctcacacagacactggttgggagacactggttgggaaattctctctctctctctctctctctctctctctctctctctctctctctctctctctctctcgctctcagacACTCACCCACTTTCTCTCTTTGCTCTGAAATCCCTTTTTGGGAGACTGTCTATAAAAAATTAATGTGCACGGTATATCTGACCAAACTAAGCACAAAGAGCTGTATGTGAAGTGACACAGAGACCGACCACAGTTGTTGCACACTGGAAGCCGCCGGAAAATGGGATAGGTGTGCAGTACAggaaagtgcgtgtgcgtgtgcgtgtgtacgtgtacctCTGTAGTTAAAGAGAGCGTGACTGTAGAACAAGATGCCTTTTAGTTTGTCCGGGTTGTACTTTAGAGCTGATACAGCAAGTGGAACCGGCCGCCATAGGACAGCCTGTTCTGCAGTTGCTATGGGCAGAATTGACACGGAAGGTTCCGAGAATAAATCTCAGCCATTACCCTATAGCTATATTCATAGAAAAGAGCTGCAAAACGAAACTGATTTGAGACAATTCGAGAATTACAGTAGATGTGTGAGAATGAGTGAGGATTCATAGGGATAAAGAACTGCTATTTGAATTCAAAAGTTATGAACTGATGAGTGAACTGGCCAGAATATTGACATTTCACACCTGTGAGGTTACATGGAGGTTTATTGCAGTACAACACGTACAGAAAAAGCTACATTCAACGGCCGCAGAAACATGGGGTCCAACGCAATACCttaactcctgtcctctcctcttgcttGAGGCAAGGCAAGATatcattgatgacagaagttttattcaatatcttgcaaaagctcaattcaaaGGCCATTTTCGAATTTGCAAGTGAATAGGGCGAAGTCACACAAAAGTTGTTCTTAGGCTGATAGCGGGGAAACTtagttgttttctccatggagatgGAGCATCAGCGAAGCACAAGGACACAAGCagaaggagaggacgggaggttaaATACTGAGTTGGTCCCATGAAGACACTACAGGGGGAAACTATCTTGCATACAGGCACTGTCACTACCGGCACAGTTTAGATCTGCCTGTGAGGCTGATTATAAAACTACTTTATCATGTTACATACACGACTAAGAAATTATTGGTCAGTTTTCATATAGAGACTATATTTTTGGAAGAGTGTTGAAGGTACATTTTCCCCCGTGTTAACGTTGACCCTGTGATGATGTATGATTCTAAGAGCAGAGGTATCCAGAAAGCaaagtctgaggaagggccagaattgcccaaaatgtcactttAAATAATAAGAAAGCACTTGATTCAAAGCATGTCGCCGGTGTGATTTTCATTTGCATTTTCCCCCAGTTCTACTTAATAGGACCAGGATGTGCGTGATTACTGTATGCAGAAAGTAACACCTGTCACagcacagtcagtgttgccagattgggaggtttccctcccaattgggctgcttaggatgatcaTCTGTGTGTaaaatttgttaaaaaaaaaaaaaaaaaagattcatggccatagaaatcaatagtatTTTGTTCAGATTGGACGGCATTGAGTGCTTCCAGGCTAATTTtgggcatttttgggctggaaatcatcagtctcatctggaaaGCCTGCACACAGTGCTATTTTTTCCAGCCATGTCAGGGAACCAGCTGCTCCTAACTGCCACAACTTGCAAATTGTCTGTGAGGCACGTGAGCTAATTAGTGATCCTCAGTGTGTTCACAACACAGGCAAAGGGAGTACATGACTGGACTTCTCCTTGCTCATACCAGACTGTCCGGAACCCCCTTTACAGTGGTTGCACAGGAATAATGGCCAGTATTCCTACAGAATGGTGGTGCGCACAAAGGCTCTCGGCATTTCCATTGGACGATTGGTTCTGCAGGTTGGATCTCTTGGATTGTTCTGTACTTTGTGACCCTGTGATTAGGCACTGGAGTTCAACCACAGTTTGTAGCATTTCTCACGTTTGACTCCTGTCAGATTCTGCTGTGCGTCCCTGTGTTTCAATCCTGGAGTTTTGTTATATTTTAATTACATACCATGTAGTTCGGTTCAGTTCAATAGTAATCAATTGTAATCAATTCATTGTAATCAATACTTCTTGACCAGTCCTGGATTTTTGTttagttaggttttttttaatcacaatcaTCATTTACGATTCCTGTAGTTGGGAAGTCAACATTTTGTTCAGTGCAGTCAAAATTTGTTTTTAATCACATTCATCTAGAGTATAATCACATTCTCCAGTCGTATACATCATTTGTTCCTGCACCACAAGTATCAATAGCaccatcttcatcctcatccagtagcatcatcctcatcctcagcaTCAGGATAACTCAGCATCTTCAGCTTCATCAGAACAGTGTGTTGAGGACGGTGTGGATGGCACCTCCCCAGGCTCTTTGACcatgatcctcctcctcctcctcctcctactcctcaccATCATCCACGTCATCGTCAGTAGCAGCAAGGTAAGAATCTCCTGAAGAAACGTCGGAATGCTGTGTTGAAGATATAGATTATACATGACGATCCAGAGTTCAGGTTCCTGCAGTTGGCATGCCAAGAGTTTGTTCCTGTGCTCCAAGTGGTGTTCAATTTAGTATTTTGAACACATTCATCTGTAAGCACAGTCTCTAGTCCCATACTTTCCACTTCCCATAGTCTTTTTTTGCCTTGAATAGGTAAGAAAATGAAACCGGAGTGCCACAATTTTCAGTCTTTCCCCATATTTCCTATTCATTCCATACCTCAAGCATcttccaccaccatcatcatcatcatcatcgtcagcaGACCCGTGGCAGGGACCGCCTGAAGAATCGGCGGAACTCTGTATTGGAGATGGTGTAGTATGATAACAAGATTGATGGCACTGTTAACATAGCCAAactaatcatcatcaccatcagcagcACCTCATAAAGACCCTGCAGAACTCAGAGTTGAAGACGGTGTAGAGGGCAATCAGATTTGATGAAGTGACCCCACTAATCATCCAGGCTCTTTGACCATGATCCGTCTcctcgtcgtcgtcctcctcctcctcctcctcctcatcatcatcatcagcagcaacaCGGCAGGAACCACCTGACATGGTGTAAAGAACATGGTTGATGGGCTGTTGATATAGTccagctcatcatcatcatcctcctccccctcttcatcaTCATTGTCAGCAGTAGCAGGAACCTCCTGAAGAAGCGCCTGAACTCTGTGTTGAAGATGGTGTACTATATATGGCAATCAGATCTGATGAAGTGATCCCACTTATTATCCAGGCTCTTTGACCGtgatcttcctcctcatcctcctcctcatcatcatcagcagcaacaTAGCAGGAACCACCTGACATGGTGTAGAGAACAGTTGATGGGCTCTTGACATAGTCcagcacatcctcctcctcctcttcctcatcctcttcatcatcatcttcgtcatcATCGTCAGCAGCAGAAGCGTGGCAGGAACCTCCTGAAGAAGCGTCTGAACTCTGTGTTGAAGATGGTGTAGATGACGGGGTTGATGGCGCTGTTGACGTAGCCGAGCCACGTCACCGTGCTCATGAGCGCAGAGGGGACGTCACACGTCTCGCACGCCGCCTGCAGCGTGTGGACGATGAAGAAGGGAGTCCAGCACAGCAGGAAGGCACCTGGGATAGgggagacaaaacacacacacacatatgcacgcacgcacacacacacacacacagagagagaaagatgttagaaagaagggttttttttacatttaaggaGTTGCACAACAGAAGAATACAGAGACTGATCACATCATGTTGACCTCACAGTATTCCgagcagccagacacacacacacacacacgcacacgcacacgcacacgcacgcacacacacacacacacacacacacacacacacacacacacacacacacacacacacacacacacacacacacacacacacacacacacacacacacacacacactatggatgATCAAAAATACGTACTGTATCTCAATGTTCTGAcacaccagatacacacacaaatattaactCAAAACTTTGATCTTATTAATCACAAACACGCATCACACTGAACGCTTAACCTGCCTTAGACAAAGCATAATACCTTTCAGACCCATAGGTTTGTGTCGTGTCACCTCTCACAACtgtgcagacatacagtacactagttcacctgccacacacgcacacacacacacacacacacacacacactcacccatacacacacactgtacatctcTGCTGCAGACCCAGTGCACTCATAGCCATGCACTCATAGCTTTACCCAAACGACGAGACACCAACCCTCCCCATTCACACTCACTCCTAGCATACATCTGGCCCTCAACTCCAGCAGGATAAATTTAGTGCACTCCTGCCTTGCCCTGTCTCTCGGGGgtctgtgtgatgtgttgtgtgttgtgtgttgttgttgttagtgtgtgtgtgtgtgtgtgtgtgtgtgtgtgtgtgtgtgtgtgtgtgtgtgtgtgtgtgtgtgtgtgtgtgtgtgtgtgacgtcagaGACTCATAACCCATCTTGCAGAGTATTGCATTATgaatgtgggtctgtgtgtgtgtgtgggcacatgggCAAGTGAGGGGGTTAGATTGGGATAATTCAGAGATGCCCTGAGTTCCACAGAGGCATATTGAGCAAGACTATAATATGATTGGTGTCTGAGTGTGTAGCATAaaaactattgtgtgtgtgtgtgtgtgtgtgtgtgtgtgtgtctgtgtgtgtgtgtgtgtgtgtgtgtgtgtgtgtgtgtgtgtgtgtgtgtgtgtgtgtgtgtgtgtgagtgtgtgtgtgtgtgtgtgtgtgtgtgtgtgtgtgtgtgtatgggggaggggggtgttgggaaGGTCAGACGCTCCTGTCATgggtgtgtttgtcagtgtgtgcaaGTACTAGAATTGCTAGTGGATGTGTGTCTATGTTGATGataccaaggtgtgtgtgtgtgtgtgtgtgtgtgtgtgtgtgtgtgtgtgtgtgtgtgtgtgtgtgtgtgtgtgtgtgtgtgtgtgtgtgtgtgtgtgcgtgtgtgtgtgtgttgtcctagGTCTCCTACCATGGGCGTATTggcatgtgagtatgtgtgtgaaagcTGTTGAAAGctcctggactgtgtgtgtgtgcgtgtgtgcatgcatgtctgtgtatggtgTCAGAACCTCCtgccatgtgtgaatgtgtgtatgttgtcagaagtgtgtgtgtgtgtgtgcgtgtgtgtgcgtgcgcgcgcatgtgcgtgtgtgtgtgtgtgtgtgtgtgtgtgtgtgtgtgtgtgtgtgtgtgcgtgcgtgcgtgcatgcgtgatcaGGTACTCCTGTCAAGggtgtgagtggatgtgtgtcTACCTGCAGTGTGACAGTGGGAATGGGGGAGTAATATTCTCCATAAATATATGTGTCACTGCAAGGACAACTGTCCTGAGTCCACCTTCTCTACAGGCCTGCCCCCAGGGTTGCTGCTCTGGCcccatgtgtgtgggcgtgcgtgcgcgtgcatgcgtgtgcgtgcgtgcgtgcgttcgccaAGCTCTTCTCCTGCTGTCCTCCATATGCCCTCTGTCTAACAGGTGTGTTAGCGATGCAGAATAATATCTAAACCGTGTCTGGCTTTCCAGAGCATCTAGATAAGGTCCATCAGGCAGGGACTCTTAACTGTGTCTTTCATTGTCGCTGGCAAGGACGGGCAGAACGGCACATGACGGACCTTCCATCCACACAAAATGAGCCCATAAATAAACTTAAGACTTAAATAAATGTAATGACGTCTGTAATGTCTGGCTAAATATCTGCCTAAATCATATGAATTCATCAAATAAACACATATGAGTTCATGTGATTTAGTTAGATATTTAACCATACAGATATTGTTCTTGTTTAATGAGTTAATAATATTTTCACAGAATTAACCCTTTTTAACAGATGTGATCCCATTTTCCATTGATTTACATTGACCGCAGTGCAAATGTCCTATGTAACATGGCAGCCAAGATTGATGTGATGAGTGGGCAGGTGTCTGCTGTAATGTTTTTTCCATCTCTACATCTCTATCACCTGTCTTGTGTGACAAAAAGCCCTCACTCAGAGATGATTCATGAGTTAGATCATTCTGGCTGATAAAGAGTCTCCACCGGAATACACAGTAAGTATGTAAGTTTCTAAGCTGCactcctatggcagccatgcccctttaacccattgtgtcctagaaacacatatacagtgcttgccaaaagtattggcaccccatcaattctgtcagataatactcaatgtcttctagaaaatgattgcaatcacaaatgctttgttattaatatctccaTTTGTTTGTCttacaatgaaaaaacacaaaagagaatgaaaaaaagtcaaatgaatgcaaaactccaaaaatgggctggacagaagtattgacaccctcagcctaatacttggtagcacaaccttttgacaaaataactgcgaacaaccagttctgataaccatcaatgagtttcctacaacactctgctggaatttttgaccatccttgaggtgatttgattCAGTAATATGActcgagtgggagtgaggttgttctgggacaccctcacggcgGTGTGATTCGCCACAGGCACGAGGCCACAGGCTGAGTGCcgttagatgtgaagagtcattcatagagtgttggaggataccctcactcctagtgacgtgtagaacgcctcttgtccaatcacaatttgtgaaataattcgaccggatctaactattgtataataaaCTCATTGATGGtcatcagaagtggttgttcgcagttattttgtctaaaggttgtgctaccaagtattaggctgagggtgtcaatacttctgtccggcccatttttggaattttgtgtaaaatgatcattcatttgactttttttcattctcttttgtgttgttTCATTGCGAGATAAACAAATGAAGATTTTAATGACAAAGTATTTGTGATTGCAATGATTCTGGAAGAAATtaagtattatctgacagaattgaaggggtgccagtACTTTTGGTCAGCACTGATATACGGCactcaggttcttgagatttgagctgttttattaaaaatgtgggtaagttagagctgaatgaacacattctaaggcaacacatgggtcctagcttttaaattttaaatttcatgtttgtatgtgttttggaggctgagatatttaggagttaataagcagagggcaccctttcccaaaaagagcttagaacaaaatgggttaatagaatgagacagtgtttttcaaccactgtaCCGGGGAACACTGGTGTGCCGTGAGAGATGATTGTACATTGTTAATGTATGCAAAAGAGTTTTGTTTTTGGTTAAGATTTacaattggtggtgtgccttggcattttgtcctAGAAAAAAACGTGTGCTTTGGCTAAAAAAAAACTGGACTAGGAGAATTGGAGGATGAATAGAGTTCTGTGGAGAGTCACGCCGATTTACGTAATGAGACTGGACTgtatcccactttgttgcattcgTAACACATGGTGTGATTTATCTTGGTTGTCATATGGAAAATCTTTGCCTCACTCACCTACAACCACAGGAAGTACCCTCATGGCTTTCCTCTCCCGGCGGTTGATTTTGGCTCGGTGGCCTCGGCTGCTGCCTTGCTTGCCGCTCGGGGTGGGCAAACCCAGCGCTGGTGACGGAGCAGGCGTGAGGCCCGGCAGGTGTCCTCCAGGTACAGGCCGAGATGTGTAGTTGGACAGGTGTCCTTCCTCTGCTCCTGACTGGGACATGCAGTTGACCTGCAGATGTGGATCTGATCTGGAGGACTGGGAAGTGTAGTTAGGGAGCTGTGGCTCTGCTACCCGCTGGGCTGTGTGGTTCGAGATGTGTGGATCCGATATTGATTGCCTGTGAGGTCTTGCCATTGTTTGCAAGTGAGGAACTGGTATTAATGGCAGGGGTGTGGCTGATTCTGGCTGCATATGAGAGCCTGGTTCAGACTGCAGGTGTGGGGCTGCTTCTGCCAGCACTGGTGGGTGATCCATGGATGGAAGTGGTTTGGAGGTATAGTCTGGAGGCACCCCAACACGTGGGGGTCCACTATCCACACCCTGGAGAGAGTTGCTGTGTGTAAGGTTATCCTCTATGCTGGCTATGAGTGAGATGCTGTGCGCGATCTTGTGTTCTGTGTTAAGAGGTTGTGAGTTACTGTGCACTAGATGGTCTTGTAGAGCATTTGAGTTGATATGTGTGCGCCTTTGCTCTATGCTGGACGCGAGCTTCAAGTTTGTTGTTGCGCGGTCTGCATTGGAGGAGTTCATTTGTTTCAGCGCGTCATCTGagttgtgtgtatgcctgttcatgtgtgcaggtgtgccatCTGCATTAGATGTGTGCAAGTTCATGTATGTGAGCATGTGCTCTGTCTCAGGAAGGAAAGAGTTCATGTTTGCTGTGAGTCTATGCTCAGTGTTCAAATGTTGTGTATTTAGTGTATGTAGTTTGGCCTCCTTTGAGGGGCAGCAGGGGGAGCGCAGTAGGGAGACCACCATGGAGGGAGTAAAAGAGGAGCTGGCCTCCTGGAGCTTCTGGgaggtctggtggtggtggtgatggtgctgtgTCAGGCTGGTCCTCAGCCGGGCTTTCCGcgcctcctcccacctcctcaggCCCCGGAACATTCCGCAGTACAGGAACAACATGGCGGGGCAGGGCAGGAAGAAGGAGCAGACCGAGGAGTAGATGACGTAGTTGTTGTCCTCCAGCTTGCACTCGTCCTGGTTGCGATCCGGCACCTTTTCAAGgacagcaaggcaaggcaaggcaaggcaagtcagGTTTATTTGTGTAGCATTTTCGTATACAGGCGACGCTCAACATGGTTCAGAAAAATATGGCAGAAGAGCATATGAAAACCAAATAAGTGATTAATCtgattttagcctgatgacttgtatatgttgttgtttgacctttgttgCCTGGAGCGACACATAGGCTGCAttgaggctcttgagattttccctttttttaataaaaatgtgggtatgttacagctgaatgaacacattctaatgctagaTGAGGGCCTTAGGGTTTAaaatgcaacttatgtcatgcttttatgtgcatcagaggctcagatatttaggtttttataggctgagggcaactctcccagaagggcttaggcattcggcaggcattttttgcagatgctttagacatcaatgggttaaggcatAATAAGGAAAAGGGGAGAAAATGAAAAACGTAAAGAATAGAAGAAGAAATCAATCTAGTGCTGATGTGATTGCAGGCGAGCTGATGCATCTGTTTGCTGAATAGGCTCAATTACATCATAGTAAAATACgtagctatgacattactgagtgtTCAGTAACACAGTAAGGCTTGGCCATTGCAATTTTGACAACAAGCTTACAATAATGTCTCAGCAAGAAAATGGTTGATCATTTGCCATGGTCATTGGTTGATACTTTTATACACAGAGACAATTCAATGTACTTcacaaaacattacaaaaaagcaTGAGCACAGCAAATGAAATAATAGTTAagtaaagaaaaagaagaaagcattgatgcctaaagcacctgcaaaaaaaggctgctgaatgcctaagccctttttaagaaaagttgccctcaacctataaaaaccaaaatatcttagcctctctgaagcacatgaaaaacatgcaataagttgcctCAGACTCTAAGacgctcatcttgcattagaatatcagctctaacataccaagatttataataaaattgtctcaaatctcatgaccctaaatgttgcgtcatgcagctccaggcgccagggccgatgttgcgcaacgcaacatccagcatcaatgggttaaataaagaAGAAATCATTACATCATGAAGTCATTAAATCACCTGGTTGATGCCAAACATGACGGGCGATGCCACGGCCAGCGCCAGCACCCAGGTCCCCACCAGGAGGACCGCCTGTCTCTGGTCCACGTGCTTCCGGCTGTAGGCCAGGGGGATGGACACAGCAATGAACCTGAGGATGGAGACAGGTGTTAGAGTCCTTGACCTTGAAACTGGGGATGTAACATTAGGTACAGTAGGGCAGCATATACACGAAGATGGGTGGTTGTGTTTGGTCATGGTTTTGAAAGTGTAGATGAGTTTTTGGGGCGGCGAAGAAATTCAGGATGGAGACTGGTGTTACGGTATATACTATGGTCTTGAAAGTGTGTATGTAGGGTAATATGGATGGGTGGTTATGTCTGGTCAGCGTTTCCCAATCTATTTGTCTTGCCCCTAAGCCTTGTCATACCATACATTTAAACATgcagttaaactgcacattgtagACTGGTCTAAggcaatttcaatttcaaactgctgtgctaaccctgttacatagatttttgacaataaagtacacttgaacttgaacttgaaccataccctctcactcatgctttgCATCACAAGGTAAAAGGGTTCAGATTGTTTTGGCCCTTTGGGACCACGCCATTAAGCCAACCTTGGATCTATCTTGCGTCACTCACCATTTCCACTCTAATGCACTGCCTCATGACAAATGCACTCAATTCAATTCACAGACCAATGCGATCCATCCGGCCCAACGTAACTCCTCGGAATTTGCATTAATATTATGGAAAGGAGAATCGGCTAAATGAGCAAAATGTCTTAGTCTCGTAATTTATCAAGAAAATTGCATTAATGCTACTAAGCAAATGGATTGGTTATGCCACTATATTTA contains:
- the drd4a gene encoding dopamine receptor D4a, whose protein sequence is MPSNLTGSNSTAPLADTHHNFPALVFGILLIIFIICGNLLVCISVYTEKALKTTTNYFIFSLAVADLLLAVLVLPLFVYAQFQGGVWSLGTTVCDALMAMDVMLCTASIFNLCAISVDRFIAVSIPLAYSRKHVDQRQAVLLVGTWVLALAVASPVMFGINQVPDRNQDECKLEDNNYVIYSSVCSFFLPCPAMLFLYCGMFRGLRRWEEARKARLRTSLTQHHHHHHQTSQKLQEASSSFTPSMVVSLLRSPCCPSKEAKLHTLNTQHLPGLTPAPSPALGLPTPSGKQGSSRGHRAKINRRERKAMRVLPVVVGAFLLCWTPFFIVHTLQAACETCDVPSALMSTVTWLGYVNSAINPVIYTIFNTEFRRFFRRFLPRFCC